One region of Zingiber officinale cultivar Zhangliang chromosome 7B, Zo_v1.1, whole genome shotgun sequence genomic DNA includes:
- the LOC122005395 gene encoding uncharacterized protein LOC122005395, translated as MASRLQQLQSRAVEVSKFVSKHGCAYYKDLLEKNKQHIVQPPTIEKCQELSKQLFYTRLASIPVRCESFWKEFDAVKHIWRNRKDLKIEDAGIAALFGLESYAWFCVGEIVGRGCTFTGYYV; from the exons ATGGCGTCGAGACTACAGCAGCTTCAATCTAGGGCTGTGGAAGTGTCTAAGTTCGTGTCTAAGCACGGATGCGCTTACTACAAGGATCTTCTGGAGAAGAACAAGCAGCACATTGTGCAGCCACCCACCATAGAGAAGTGCCAAGAGCTTTCAAAGCAGCTGTTTTACACACGTCTTGCGAG CATCCCTGTTCGTTGTGAGTCATTCTGGAAGGAATTTGATGCAGTGAAACACATTTGGCGGAACCGAAAGGATCTCAAAATTGAGGACGCTGGAATTGCAGCACTATTTGGGCTCGAGTCGTATGCATGGTTCTGTGTTGGTGAGATAGTGGGAAGAGGATGTACTTTCACTGGTTACTACGTCTAA
- the LOC122004188 gene encoding uncharacterized protein LOC122004188 → MVVIPSWISLCLTIVTGRILKVLLKRLQRAEGEQRRGSFSLPTLCSSLLLFPHSLASSKKQSAAARKDGIPFIKCQVCEKIAHQIIHRVKQKEAQISPKEISEFQIIEIAENICNLKKDESDWILQIDFVEKGDKLELVEQGIEGICNSECKSIEHACQEILSYSDTDVAEFVYSTRPSVDQLISFLCKDLSKACFVKPPPLLVDRIAGEAFIAKSTKEAEMDKILRSMEGMPAAPGMNMYSRGDLMSGNFGSGDENDDEEDEEDNFSEKLGNIAKSKNPPQQDYRHKILLGITETGTVLKRHINIVYGNMQRAGGESLQKVQVQQKKEQN, encoded by the exons ATGGTTGTGATCCCTTCATGG ATTTCTCTATGTCTAACTATAGTAACGGGTCGGATCCTAAAAGTCTTATTGAAGCGGTTGCAGAGAGCCGAAGGCGAGCAACGGCGTGGCTCTTTCAGCCTTCCCACTCTttgctcttctcttcttctcttcccccATTCCCTCGCGTCCTCGAAGAAGCAGTCCGCGGCTGCTCGAAAGGACGGCATCCCCTTCATTAAGTGCCAGGTTTGTGAGAAGATCGCCCATCAAATCATCCATCGGGTGAAGCAAAAGGAGGCTCAGATTTCGCCAAAAGAG ATATCGGAGTTCCAGATCATTGAAATAGCTGAGAATATTTGTAATTTGAAGAAGGATGAGTCGGATTGGATTCTCCAGATTGATTTTGTTGAGAAAGGAGATAAGTTGGAG TTGGTTGAGCAAGGTATTGAAGGAATATGCAATTCAGAGTGTAAATCCATTGAGCATGCTTGTCAAGAG ATCTTGAGTTATTCGGATACTGATGTTGCTGAATTTGTGTATAGCACAAGACCTTCAGTTGATCAGTTGATTAGTTTTCTCTGCAAGGACCTTTCTAAAGCATGCTTTGTGAAGCCACCTCCACTTCTTGTG GATAGAATTGCTGGAGAAGCCTTTATTGCCAAGTCCACTAAAGAAGCTGAAATGGATAAGATTTTGAGATCTATGGAG GGCATGCCAGCCGCACCGGGAATGAATATGTACTCGCGGGGAGATTTGATGAGTGGTAATTTTGGTAGTGGTGATGAAAATGATGACGAGGAAGACGAAGAAGATAACTTCTCTGAGAAATTG GGAAACATTGCGAAGAGTAAAAACCCTCCCCAGCAGGACTATAGACACAAGATTTTGCTAGGTATCACTGAAACAGGGACTGTGTTAAAGAGGCATATAAACATAGTATATGGAAACATGCAAAGAGCTGGTGGAGAAAGTTTACAAAAGGTGCAAGTCCAgcaaaagaaagaacaaaattga